One genomic segment of Candidatus Marinimicrobia bacterium CG08_land_8_20_14_0_20_45_22 includes these proteins:
- a CDS encoding MerR family transcriptional regulator has protein sequence MNKPIKKLYYSIGEVSEITGLKQYVLRYWETEFSSLSPSKNRAGNRVYREKDIKVIQYIKHLLYDKKFTIEGAKQKLKQVKLEEMEITDEESYEINEASAIQDKDLPKLLSEVKKGLQEILGILDD, from the coding sequence GTGAACAAGCCTATAAAAAAATTATACTACTCCATCGGTGAGGTCAGCGAAATCACCGGACTGAAACAGTATGTGTTGCGTTACTGGGAGACTGAATTTTCGTCGCTATCGCCATCGAAGAATCGTGCAGGAAATCGCGTTTATCGTGAAAAAGATATAAAGGTCATTCAATATATCAAACATCTCCTTTATGACAAAAAATTCACAATTGAAGGAGCCAAACAAAAATTGAAACAGGTCAAACTTGAGGAGATGGAAATTACTGACGAAGAAAGTTATGAGATTAATGAAGCGTCAGCAATTCAGGATAAAGATTTACCAAAGTTGCTTAGCGAAGTCAAAAAGGGGCTTCAGGAGATTCTGGGCATCCTAGATGATTAG